One region of Acanthopagrus latus isolate v.2019 chromosome 24, fAcaLat1.1, whole genome shotgun sequence genomic DNA includes:
- the nhsl1a gene encoding NHS-like protein 1 isoform X2: MSHTQQREISANRTLVCSDPRNLIVCPQRTGDKDSRWSVHYTTQKPQQGLLFIPGKRRTGSADDLQACNGLTQHGYSSQPHPQSPSSSGLDQSEGSSRRRRWRDKSRKMSSAFSDEDERFILNNMRPMTPLVLNPVHPTSCWDVFAPAYEPTIDVEVEPSPRLPTPEERMRQQAETVAADIVPINVTGESFDRQASFRKTASNADSLSRRPRNLSRRKTVTGVPNNVSQKTDSPPASLVRPTQSSTVGRPASCTPDHQQNNTETEKGGVREEGQSSARRIRAPRGEGLSSLMASLTAPSCHNHFSSGVHNLPRLSTNSSLSSEASCNSTSYRTLSASSSCCQEGFPSDLQPLLPFDPTARVIPQSPSSSSSSFPSSPSHALPSDWSYPRETLNDAARSSPSSSHYLSCSSLADSESQSSYQALEDQTTTQQQRSYNGEAWSYQPLSPSSSVHSSQTGTDWNSITQEMRCVSGEDLNFEPLLSSGCSTPSQTDTNSLCSERITSSLSLNREKRKHSTSSSYSRSVTHSISLCKSKRPPAPPLRSDSLRRRPGRGKTSRSSSSPRLEQSPRLEQNFQRTPTSSPQIFHDPWVPRSNTKRRPSGFNCGTVTTFEPLTPDFQEATPVDYLPPEHLPPSPADSLAHVPGSPGSEEEALRFTLNPQPAASSVAGLQRLASPSSGYSSQSNTPTPGTPVSSPLTPSSPLTASPGAFNLPPSSPFSSLPLAVSSLPRTKCRDEGRPKPPVPERKSSLFSSLSSSFSSTSSLSSCTSSDSSAKHPLLPAPPPPPPLPKSPSPPVFYSHIRESPPFTRLSAAPPPPPSTLPPPPPPPPPPLPPSSLPVPPPLPPPIRPPPPPYSYAIRQTSHHALVSMMSSSTNFPPPPTSPPPPPSELLELPSANLSPPPPPPPPPPPLPPLSPSPATIFSLPGLGQSPNRYCKIATPLSPLVTAQALQDIKLRSVKNAMPANVASTNEDLSGKEANPAGAVLANANLDSRAKIDGAVCDTVNNDANITSASVGNASYQSPANLDAQKPGPTLDPKLTNSDVTTPNDESSDDNCQSLQGVVARSATRRHSWSKLINDGTQDFQYYEQEKGDSDMYATLANNPESSPDSPWVKLSPATDRKHINETIQCPTLQLQQQQQLTDTVLANAELTESAEKLESAEDVWHTDSSYWTLSGTKQESLGESRTILSESKDKEETSDKINSKRWSHSAADRVSTPYSDLKQRNRVCKPGSPMKLRSPEKPILPKKPDLCILGLTASPESRQGQDGWKSDGQITVTTPGLPQLPVDPSCNPSPLTKHSTHTFVNKTRIPGESTSPAHSMNSSSSPADITTLSPVCSPHRQKPPIVHKKPDLSLSSPKTSKPLSASGGEPSNVVDNARADDTFRGTVGASEIMGSSENLSIKVAPKTIDETITTFENCSTSGTWGTLENCSTFGNSGVSSTKTRGAQRGATDPCDAGSVLDERTFHKRMMRSALAEDEEDQKERMRTMMMTTSSTTRKKEKARKRRKRRQLPMMSSTLEPSPSSSSSSSSSSSSSSSGDERDVGKERTKQRSGRVRMIKVCHQDTSDSESSCTLIGQSKYSLNSALSTDSLQGELSLPDLLIQEPDEEEVGADRRNQRVKEARGPPEADVFVSVSADQLFVSGRPRTTEDLFAVIHRSKRKLLGRRDSEDGRHHSSSSSSSSSSSSPPVTPTASLSGLKPKVKSRRSESFKALLLRKGSRSDSSSRISAVERLSIVGALPNLPTSVTSLPTPPEPTLDTHEVDGHLSLDVPVSPTSLCSQDFALMFGWRRRDPTHDPFFFLSAPSMRPRALTPPCSASRRFAARCRLYAAPMTAIFEVGSEEEEEEKEDEDDDVFIESPGSEGELRPGSI, from the exons atgtcacacacacaacaacggGAGATCTCAGCGAACAGAACCCTCGTCTGTTCTGACCCGCGTAACCTCATCGTATGTCCACAGAGAA caggggACAAAGACAGTAGGTGGTCTGTTCACTACACTACCCAGAAGCCCCAGCAGGGTCTGCTCTTCATCCCCGGGAAGAGACGAACAGGCAGCGCTGATGATCTGCAAG catgtAATGGGCTGACTCAGCATGGCTACAGCTCTCAGCCCCACCCACAGAGTCCGTCCTCCTCTGGgctcgaccaatcagagggcagCTCGAGACGCAGACGGTGGAGGGACAAGAGCAGGAAGAtg TCCTCAGCTTTCTCAGATGAAGACGAGAGGTTCATCTTGAACAACATGCGACCTATGACCCCACTGGTCCTCAACCCCGTCCACCCCACCTCCTGCTGGGATGTCTTCGCTCCCGCCTACGAGCCAACAATTGATGTGGAGGTGGAGCCGAGCCCCCGGCTTCCAACACCGGAGGAGAGAATGAGGCAGCAGGCCGAGACAGTCGCCGCTGACATCGTCCCTATCAATGTCACAG GAGAAAGTTTTGATCGTCAGGCCAGTTTTCGAAAGACAGCTTCCAACGCGGACTCATTATCCCGACGACCCCGCAACCTGAGCCGCCGTAAGACGGTTACTGGGGTTCCTAATAATGTCAGCCAGAAGACAG aCTCACCTCCAGCCTCTTTGGTTCGTCCCACTCAGTCCTCCACAGTTGGTCGACCTGCCTCCTGCACACCTGACCACCAACAGAATAACACAGAGACGGAGAAGGGAggagtcagagaggaggggCAGTCATCAGCGAGGAGGATCCGAGCTCCAAGAGGAGAGGGGTTGTCCAGCCTCATGGCCTCCCTGACCGCACCCTCCTGCCACAACCACTTCTCCTCAGGAGTTCACAACCTCCCCCGTCTGTCAACCAACTCCTCTCTTAGCTCTGAGGCCAGCTGTAACAGCACCTCCTACAGGACACTCAGCGCTTCCTCATCTTGTTGCCAG GAGGGTTTCCCCAGCGACCTCCAGCCCTTGCTGCCCTTTGACCCCACTGCCAGAGTTATCCCGCagtctccttcctcctcctcctcttcttttccttcctcccccaGCCATGCCCTCCCATCAGATTGGTCTTACCCCAGAGAAACCCTGAATGACGCTGCTCGAAgttccccttcctcctcccactACCTCTCCTGTTCCTCTCTCGCAGACTCAGAGTCTCAGTCTAGCTACCAGGCTCTGGAGGACCAGACCACCACCCAGCAGCAACGCTCCTACAACGGGGAGGCATGGAGCTACCAGCCCCTCTCCCCCAGCTCCAGTGTCCACAGCAGCCAGACTGGAACTGACTGGAACAGCATCACCCAGGAGATGAGATGTGTCTCTGGAGAAGACTTGAACTTTGAGcccctgctctcctctggtTGCTCTACTCCATCTCAGACTGACACCAACTCTTTGTGCTCAGAAAGaatcacctcctctctctcactgaaTCGGGAGAAAAGGAAGCACAGCACTTCCTCCTCCTACTCTCGCAGTGTCACCCACAGCATCTCTCTCTGCAAGTCCAAGCGGCCACCCGCTCCACCATTGCGTTCTGACTCTCTGAGGCGTCGTCCAGGAAGGGGAAAGACCTCTCGCTCCTCCTCCAGTCCCCGTCTGGAGCAGAGTCCCCGTCTGGAGCAAAACTTCCAGCGGACACCCACATCATCTCCTCAGATCTTCCATGACCCCTGGGTGCCTAGGAGCAACACCAAGAGGCGCCCAAGTGGGTTTAACTGTGGGACAGTAACAACCTTTGAACCTTTAACCCCAGACTTCCAGGAGGCAACTCCAGTCGACTACCTTCCTCCTGAGCACCTCCCACCAAGCCCTGCCGACTCCCTTGCTCACGTCCCTGGATCTCCAGGCTCAGAGGAGGAAGCACTGAGATTCACTCTCAACCCTCAACCAGCTGCCTCCTCCGTGGCCGGGCTGCAGCGCCTTGCTTCGCCCTCCAGTGGCTACTCTAGCCAGTCCAACACCCCCACTCCTGGTACTCCTGTGTCATCCCCTCTCACCCCCTCATCCCCTCTCACAGCAAGCCCCGGAGCATTCAACCTCCCCCCAAGctcccccttttcctctttgCCTCTTGCCGTCTCTTCCCTGCCCAGGACGAAGTGTCGGGATGAAGGGAGGCCAAAGCCACCAGTGCCAGAGAGGAAGTCATCACtgttctcctccctgtcctcctcattttcctccacctcttccctctcctcctgcacctcaTCGGACTCCTCTGCCAagcatcctcttcttcctgctccacctcctcctcctcctctaccaaaatctccttcacctcctgtCTTCTACTCTCACATTCGCGAGTCTCCACCTTTCACCagactctctgctgctcctccacctccaccttcaactcttcctcccccccctcctccacccccacctcctctcccacCTTCATCCCTACcggttcctcctcctcttcctcctcccattcggcctcctcctcctccctatTCCTATGCCATCAGACAGACTTCCCACCATGCTCTGGTGtccatgatgtcatcatcaaccaacttccctcctcccccaacttccccacctcctcctccatcagaaCTCCTAGAATTACCATCTGCTaacctttctcctcctcctccaccaccaccacctcctcctcctctccctcctctctccccatcacCTGCCACCATATTCTCCCTGCCAGGCCTTGGACAGTCTCCAAACCGCTATTGTAAAATAGCCACGCCCCTCTCTCCCCTGGTCACTGCCCAAGCATTGCAGGATATCAAGCTTCGCTCTGTCAAGAACGCCATGCCAGCTAATGTTGCATCTACTAATGAAGATCTATCAGGCAAAGAAGCTAATCCAGCTGGCGCTGTCTTGGCTAATGCTAATCTTGATAGCCGGGCCAAGATAGATGGAGCTGTGTGTGATACAGTTAACAATGATGCTAACATAACTAGTGCTTCAGTGGGTAATGCTAGTTATCAGAGCCCAGCCAACCTTGATGCACAGAAACCTGGACCAACATTAGATCCCAAACTCACAAACAGTGATGTGACGACGCCCAACGATGAGTCATCTGATGATAATTGTCAGAGTCTACAGGGCGTTGTTGCTCGTTCAGCTACCAGGAGACACTCTTGGTCAAAGCTGATAAATGATGGAACTCAGGACTTCCAGTACTATGAACAAGAGAAGGGAGATTCGGACATGTATGCTACACTGGCAAACAATCCAGAATCCAGTCCTGACAGCCCCTGGGTTAAACTGTCTCCAGctactgacagaaaacacattaatgaaaCTATCCAATGTCCTACTttacaactacaacaacaacaacagttgaCGGATACAGTGTTAGCAAATGCTGAGCTGACTGAGTCTGCAGAAAAACTGGagagtgctgaggatgtttGGCACACAGACTCTTCATACTGGACCCTCTCTGGAACAAAACAAGAGTCTCTTGGAGAAAGCAGAACAATACTGTCagagagcaaagacaaagaggagacaAGCGACAAGATTAATTCAAAAAGGTGGAGTCACAGTGCAGCTGACAGAGTATCCACACCATAcagtgatttaaaacagaggaaCAGGGTCTGTAAGCCGGGTAGCCCGATGAAGCTCCGCTCCCCAGAGAAGCCGATCCTGCCAAAGAAGCCTGATCTTTGCATTCTGGGTCTCACAGCTTCCCCTGAATCCAGACAAGGACAAGATGGGTGGAAGAGTGATGGACAGATCACAGTGACCACTCCTGGGCTtccacagcttcctgttgatCCCTCCTGCAATCCATCACCACTAACAAAGCACTCAACACACACCTTCgtcaacaaaacaagaatacCTGGTGAATCAACTTCACCTGCGCACTCAAtgaattcttcttcttcacctgctGACATCACCACACTGTCACCTGTCTGCTCCCCTCACAGACAGAAGCCACCAATTGTGCACAAGAAGCCAGATCTCTCAttgagttcacccaaaacaagCAAACCACTCTCTGCCTCAGGAGGAGAGCCATCCAATGTTGTGGATAATGCAAGGGCTGATGACACTTTCCGTGGGACTGTTGGTGCCTCAGAGATCATGGGTAGCTCAGAGAACCTGAGTATTAAAGTGGCTCCAAAGACTATAGATGAAACCATAACAACTTTCGAGAACTGCAGTACCTCAGGAACTTGGGGAACCTTGGAGAATTGCAGCACCTTTGGTAACTCTGGAGTTAGTTCAACCAAGACAAGGGGCGCCCAGCGTGGAGCAACAGACCCCTGTGATGCTGGGTCAGTACTTGATGAGAGGACATTTCACAAGAGGATGATGAGGTCAGCACTTGCTGAAGATGAGGAAGACCagaaggagaggatgaggacgatgatgatgacgacatCATCTACCacaaggaagaaagaaaaggcaaggaagaggaggaagaggaggcaacTACCAATGATGTCATCCACCTTGGagccctctccctcttcatcttcgtcatcatcatcttcatcatcttcttcctcatctggAGATGAACGAGATGTGGGGAAAGAGAGAACAAAGCAGAGGAGTGGGAGGGTGAGGATGATCAAAGTGTGTCATCAAGACACGAGTGACTCTGAAAGCTCCTgcactctgattggtcagagcAAGTACTCTCTAAACAGTGCGCTGTCCACTGACAGCCTGCAGGGGGAGCTGTCGCTGCCAGACCTCCTGATACAGGAACCAGATGAAGAAGAGGTGGGAGCTGACAGGAGAAATCAGAGAGTGAAAGAGGCCCGTGGACCTCCGGAGG CTGACGTGTTTGTAAGTGTTTCggcagatcagctgtttgtctccGGTCGACCACGAACAACGGAGGATTTATTCGCCGTCATCCACAG GTCTAAGAGGAAGTTGCTTGGAAGAAGGGATTCAGAAGATGGCAGAcatcattcctcctcctcctcctcctcctcctcctcctcctcccctcccgtcACTCCCACTGCCTCCCTGTCCGGcctgaaaccaaaagtcaaaagtCGAAGAAGCGAGAGCTTCAAAGCTCTCCTGCTGAGGAAGGGGAGTCGCTCTGACTCGTCTTCTCGTATCTCAGCTGTCGAGCGGCTGAGCATCGTCGGAGCTCTTCCCAACCTCCCAACGAGTGTGACGTCACTGCCGACGCCACCTGAACCCACCTTGGACACACATGAGGTCGACGGCCACCTGTCTCTGGACGTCCCGGTGTCTCCAACGTCTCTGTGCAGTCAGGACTTTGCCTTGATGTTTGGCTGGAGGCGAAGGGATCCGACACACGatcccttcttcttcctctccgccCCCTCCATGCGTCCTCGCGCCCTCACTCCTCCCTGCTCCGCCAGTCGTCGCTTTGCTGCCCGCTGCCGCCTCTATGCTGCCCCCATGACAGCCATCTTTGAAGTaggaagtgaggaggaggaggaagaaaaagaagacgaagatgatgatgtttttattgagtCTCCAGGAAGTGAAGGAGAACTGAGGCCGGGGTCGATCTAG
- the nhsl1a gene encoding NHS-like protein 1 isoform X5 — MTTAPISHFSVTSSSPAGDKDSRWSVHYTTQKPQQGLLFIPGKRRTGSADDLQACNGLTQHGYSSQPHPQSPSSSGLDQSEGSSRRRRWRDKSRKMSSAFSDEDERFILNNMRPMTPLVLNPVHPTSCWDVFAPAYEPTIDVEVEPSPRLPTPEERMRQQAETVAADIVPINVTGESFDRQASFRKTASNADSLSRRPRNLSRRKTVTGVPNNVSQKTDSPPASLVRPTQSSTVGRPASCTPDHQQNNTETEKGGVREEGQSSARRIRAPRGEGLSSLMASLTAPSCHNHFSSGVHNLPRLSTNSSLSSEASCNSTSYRTLSASSSCCQEGFPSDLQPLLPFDPTARVIPQSPSSSSSSFPSSPSHALPSDWSYPRETLNDAARSSPSSSHYLSCSSLADSESQSSYQALEDQTTTQQQRSYNGEAWSYQPLSPSSSVHSSQTGTDWNSITQEMRCVSGEDLNFEPLLSSGCSTPSQTDTNSLCSERITSSLSLNREKRKHSTSSSYSRSVTHSISLCKSKRPPAPPLRSDSLRRRPGRGKTSRSSSSPRLEQSPRLEQNFQRTPTSSPQIFHDPWVPRSNTKRRPSGFNCGTVTTFEPLTPDFQEATPVDYLPPEHLPPSPADSLAHVPGSPGSEEEALRFTLNPQPAASSVAGLQRLASPSSGYSSQSNTPTPGTPVSSPLTPSSPLTASPGAFNLPPSSPFSSLPLAVSSLPRTKCRDEGRPKPPVPERKSSLFSSLSSSFSSTSSLSSCTSSDSSAKHPLLPAPPPPPPLPKSPSPPVFYSHIRESPPFTRLSAAPPPPPSTLPPPPPPPPPPLPPSSLPVPPPLPPPIRPPPPPYSYAIRQTSHHALVSMMSSSTNFPPPPTSPPPPPSELLELPSANLSPPPPPPPPPPPLPPLSPSPATIFSLPGLGQSPNRYCKIATPLSPLVTAQALQDIKLRSVKNAMPANVASTNEDLSGKEANPAGAVLANANLDSRAKIDGAVCDTVNNDANITSASVGNASYQSPANLDAQKPGPTLDPKLTNSDVTTPNDESSDDNCQSLQGVVARSATRRHSWSKLINDGTQDFQYYEQEKGDSDMYATLANNPESSPDSPWVKLSPATDRKHINETIQCPTLQLQQQQQLTDTVLANAELTESAEKLESAEDVWHTDSSYWTLSGTKQESLGESRTILSESKDKEETSDKINSKRWSHSAADRVSTPYSDLKQRNRVCKPGSPMKLRSPEKPILPKKPDLCILGLTASPESRQGQDGWKSDGQITVTTPGLPQLPVDPSCNPSPLTKHSTHTFVNKTRIPGESTSPAHSMNSSSSPADITTLSPVCSPHRQKPPIVHKKPDLSLSSPKTSKPLSASGGEPSNVVDNARADDTFRGTVGASEIMGSSENLSIKVAPKTIDETITTFENCSTSGTWGTLENCSTFGNSGVSSTKTRGAQRGATDPCDAGSVLDERTFHKRMMRSALAEDEEDQKERMRTMMMTTSSTTRKKEKARKRRKRRQLPMMSSTLEPSPSSSSSSSSSSSSSSSGDERDVGKERTKQRSGRVRMIKVCHQDTSDSESSCTLIGQSKYSLNSALSTDSLQGELSLPDLLIQEPDEEEVGADRRNQRVKEARGPPEADVFVSVSADQLFVSGRPRTTEDLFAVIHRSKRKLLGRRDSEDGRHHSSSSSSSSSSSSPPVTPTASLSGLKPKVKSRRSESFKALLLRKGSRSDSSSRISAVERLSIVGALPNLPTSVTSLPTPPEPTLDTHEVDGHLSLDVPVSPTSLCSQDFALMFGWRRRDPTHDPFFFLSAPSMRPRALTPPCSASRRFAARCRLYAAPMTAIFEVGSEEEEEEKEDEDDDVFIESPGSEGELRPGSI, encoded by the exons caggggACAAAGACAGTAGGTGGTCTGTTCACTACACTACCCAGAAGCCCCAGCAGGGTCTGCTCTTCATCCCCGGGAAGAGACGAACAGGCAGCGCTGATGATCTGCAAG catgtAATGGGCTGACTCAGCATGGCTACAGCTCTCAGCCCCACCCACAGAGTCCGTCCTCCTCTGGgctcgaccaatcagagggcagCTCGAGACGCAGACGGTGGAGGGACAAGAGCAGGAAGAtg TCCTCAGCTTTCTCAGATGAAGACGAGAGGTTCATCTTGAACAACATGCGACCTATGACCCCACTGGTCCTCAACCCCGTCCACCCCACCTCCTGCTGGGATGTCTTCGCTCCCGCCTACGAGCCAACAATTGATGTGGAGGTGGAGCCGAGCCCCCGGCTTCCAACACCGGAGGAGAGAATGAGGCAGCAGGCCGAGACAGTCGCCGCTGACATCGTCCCTATCAATGTCACAG GAGAAAGTTTTGATCGTCAGGCCAGTTTTCGAAAGACAGCTTCCAACGCGGACTCATTATCCCGACGACCCCGCAACCTGAGCCGCCGTAAGACGGTTACTGGGGTTCCTAATAATGTCAGCCAGAAGACAG aCTCACCTCCAGCCTCTTTGGTTCGTCCCACTCAGTCCTCCACAGTTGGTCGACCTGCCTCCTGCACACCTGACCACCAACAGAATAACACAGAGACGGAGAAGGGAggagtcagagaggaggggCAGTCATCAGCGAGGAGGATCCGAGCTCCAAGAGGAGAGGGGTTGTCCAGCCTCATGGCCTCCCTGACCGCACCCTCCTGCCACAACCACTTCTCCTCAGGAGTTCACAACCTCCCCCGTCTGTCAACCAACTCCTCTCTTAGCTCTGAGGCCAGCTGTAACAGCACCTCCTACAGGACACTCAGCGCTTCCTCATCTTGTTGCCAG GAGGGTTTCCCCAGCGACCTCCAGCCCTTGCTGCCCTTTGACCCCACTGCCAGAGTTATCCCGCagtctccttcctcctcctcctcttcttttccttcctcccccaGCCATGCCCTCCCATCAGATTGGTCTTACCCCAGAGAAACCCTGAATGACGCTGCTCGAAgttccccttcctcctcccactACCTCTCCTGTTCCTCTCTCGCAGACTCAGAGTCTCAGTCTAGCTACCAGGCTCTGGAGGACCAGACCACCACCCAGCAGCAACGCTCCTACAACGGGGAGGCATGGAGCTACCAGCCCCTCTCCCCCAGCTCCAGTGTCCACAGCAGCCAGACTGGAACTGACTGGAACAGCATCACCCAGGAGATGAGATGTGTCTCTGGAGAAGACTTGAACTTTGAGcccctgctctcctctggtTGCTCTACTCCATCTCAGACTGACACCAACTCTTTGTGCTCAGAAAGaatcacctcctctctctcactgaaTCGGGAGAAAAGGAAGCACAGCACTTCCTCCTCCTACTCTCGCAGTGTCACCCACAGCATCTCTCTCTGCAAGTCCAAGCGGCCACCCGCTCCACCATTGCGTTCTGACTCTCTGAGGCGTCGTCCAGGAAGGGGAAAGACCTCTCGCTCCTCCTCCAGTCCCCGTCTGGAGCAGAGTCCCCGTCTGGAGCAAAACTTCCAGCGGACACCCACATCATCTCCTCAGATCTTCCATGACCCCTGGGTGCCTAGGAGCAACACCAAGAGGCGCCCAAGTGGGTTTAACTGTGGGACAGTAACAACCTTTGAACCTTTAACCCCAGACTTCCAGGAGGCAACTCCAGTCGACTACCTTCCTCCTGAGCACCTCCCACCAAGCCCTGCCGACTCCCTTGCTCACGTCCCTGGATCTCCAGGCTCAGAGGAGGAAGCACTGAGATTCACTCTCAACCCTCAACCAGCTGCCTCCTCCGTGGCCGGGCTGCAGCGCCTTGCTTCGCCCTCCAGTGGCTACTCTAGCCAGTCCAACACCCCCACTCCTGGTACTCCTGTGTCATCCCCTCTCACCCCCTCATCCCCTCTCACAGCAAGCCCCGGAGCATTCAACCTCCCCCCAAGctcccccttttcctctttgCCTCTTGCCGTCTCTTCCCTGCCCAGGACGAAGTGTCGGGATGAAGGGAGGCCAAAGCCACCAGTGCCAGAGAGGAAGTCATCACtgttctcctccctgtcctcctcattttcctccacctcttccctctcctcctgcacctcaTCGGACTCCTCTGCCAagcatcctcttcttcctgctccacctcctcctcctcctctaccaaaatctccttcacctcctgtCTTCTACTCTCACATTCGCGAGTCTCCACCTTTCACCagactctctgctgctcctccacctccaccttcaactcttcctcccccccctcctccacccccacctcctctcccacCTTCATCCCTACcggttcctcctcctcttcctcctcccattcggcctcctcctcctccctatTCCTATGCCATCAGACAGACTTCCCACCATGCTCTGGTGtccatgatgtcatcatcaaccaacttccctcctcccccaacttccccacctcctcctccatcagaaCTCCTAGAATTACCATCTGCTaacctttctcctcctcctccaccaccaccacctcctcctcctctccctcctctctccccatcacCTGCCACCATATTCTCCCTGCCAGGCCTTGGACAGTCTCCAAACCGCTATTGTAAAATAGCCACGCCCCTCTCTCCCCTGGTCACTGCCCAAGCATTGCAGGATATCAAGCTTCGCTCTGTCAAGAACGCCATGCCAGCTAATGTTGCATCTACTAATGAAGATCTATCAGGCAAAGAAGCTAATCCAGCTGGCGCTGTCTTGGCTAATGCTAATCTTGATAGCCGGGCCAAGATAGATGGAGCTGTGTGTGATACAGTTAACAATGATGCTAACATAACTAGTGCTTCAGTGGGTAATGCTAGTTATCAGAGCCCAGCCAACCTTGATGCACAGAAACCTGGACCAACATTAGATCCCAAACTCACAAACAGTGATGTGACGACGCCCAACGATGAGTCATCTGATGATAATTGTCAGAGTCTACAGGGCGTTGTTGCTCGTTCAGCTACCAGGAGACACTCTTGGTCAAAGCTGATAAATGATGGAACTCAGGACTTCCAGTACTATGAACAAGAGAAGGGAGATTCGGACATGTATGCTACACTGGCAAACAATCCAGAATCCAGTCCTGACAGCCCCTGGGTTAAACTGTCTCCAGctactgacagaaaacacattaatgaaaCTATCCAATGTCCTACTttacaactacaacaacaacaacagttgaCGGATACAGTGTTAGCAAATGCTGAGCTGACTGAGTCTGCAGAAAAACTGGagagtgctgaggatgtttGGCACACAGACTCTTCATACTGGACCCTCTCTGGAACAAAACAAGAGTCTCTTGGAGAAAGCAGAACAATACTGTCagagagcaaagacaaagaggagacaAGCGACAAGATTAATTCAAAAAGGTGGAGTCACAGTGCAGCTGACAGAGTATCCACACCATAcagtgatttaaaacagaggaaCAGGGTCTGTAAGCCGGGTAGCCCGATGAAGCTCCGCTCCCCAGAGAAGCCGATCCTGCCAAAGAAGCCTGATCTTTGCATTCTGGGTCTCACAGCTTCCCCTGAATCCAGACAAGGACAAGATGGGTGGAAGAGTGATGGACAGATCACAGTGACCACTCCTGGGCTtccacagcttcctgttgatCCCTCCTGCAATCCATCACCACTAACAAAGCACTCAACACACACCTTCgtcaacaaaacaagaatacCTGGTGAATCAACTTCACCTGCGCACTCAAtgaattcttcttcttcacctgctGACATCACCACACTGTCACCTGTCTGCTCCCCTCACAGACAGAAGCCACCAATTGTGCACAAGAAGCCAGATCTCTCAttgagttcacccaaaacaagCAAACCACTCTCTGCCTCAGGAGGAGAGCCATCCAATGTTGTGGATAATGCAAGGGCTGATGACACTTTCCGTGGGACTGTTGGTGCCTCAGAGATCATGGGTAGCTCAGAGAACCTGAGTATTAAAGTGGCTCCAAAGACTATAGATGAAACCATAACAACTTTCGAGAACTGCAGTACCTCAGGAACTTGGGGAACCTTGGAGAATTGCAGCACCTTTGGTAACTCTGGAGTTAGTTCAACCAAGACAAGGGGCGCCCAGCGTGGAGCAACAGACCCCTGTGATGCTGGGTCAGTACTTGATGAGAGGACATTTCACAAGAGGATGATGAGGTCAGCACTTGCTGAAGATGAGGAAGACCagaaggagaggatgaggacgatgatgatgacgacatCATCTACCacaaggaagaaagaaaaggcaaggaagaggaggaagaggaggcaacTACCAATGATGTCATCCACCTTGGagccctctccctcttcatcttcgtcatcatcatcttcatcatcttcttcctcatctggAGATGAACGAGATGTGGGGAAAGAGAGAACAAAGCAGAGGAGTGGGAGGGTGAGGATGATCAAAGTGTGTCATCAAGACACGAGTGACTCTGAAAGCTCCTgcactctgattggtcagagcAAGTACTCTCTAAACAGTGCGCTGTCCACTGACAGCCTGCAGGGGGAGCTGTCGCTGCCAGACCTCCTGATACAGGAACCAGATGAAGAAGAGGTGGGAGCTGACAGGAGAAATCAGAGAGTGAAAGAGGCCCGTGGACCTCCGGAGG CTGACGTGTTTGTAAGTGTTTCggcagatcagctgtttgtctccGGTCGACCACGAACAACGGAGGATTTATTCGCCGTCATCCACAG GTCTAAGAGGAAGTTGCTTGGAAGAAGGGATTCAGAAGATGGCAGAcatcattcctcctcctcctcctcctcctcctcctcctcctcccctcccgtcACTCCCACTGCCTCCCTGTCCGGcctgaaaccaaaagtcaaaagtCGAAGAAGCGAGAGCTTCAAAGCTCTCCTGCTGAGGAAGGGGAGTCGCTCTGACTCGTCTTCTCGTATCTCAGCTGTCGAGCGGCTGAGCATCGTCGGAGCTCTTCCCAACCTCCCAACGAGTGTGACGTCACTGCCGACGCCACCTGAACCCACCTTGGACACACATGAGGTCGACGGCCACCTGTCTCTGGACGTCCCGGTGTCTCCAACGTCTCTGTGCAGTCAGGACTTTGCCTTGATGTTTGGCTGGAGGCGAAGGGATCCGACACACGatcccttcttcttcctctccgccCCCTCCATGCGTCCTCGCGCCCTCACTCCTCCCTGCTCCGCCAGTCGTCGCTTTGCTGCCCGCTGCCGCCTCTATGCTGCCCCCATGACAGCCATCTTTGAAGTaggaagtgaggaggaggaggaagaaaaagaagacgaagatgatgatgtttttattgagtCTCCAGGAAGTGAAGGAGAACTGAGGCCGGGGTCGATCTAG